The following are from one region of the Nostoc cf. commune SO-36 genome:
- a CDS encoding DEAD/DEAH box helicase family protein, with protein sequence MTTVQVTYAGLIKVTRGEAPKELYSHQNEAIKALNETNKNTFEGLLVLPTGGGKTLTAVHWLLRNFINNKKKVLWIAHRHELLDQALETLQLSAYSSLLSNVSGFRYRIISGHPKHDRPVNIQKTDDIIIASKDSLNSGLDHLLKNWVGDLHEVLLVVDEAHHATAKTYRKLINAVKNGLKKRDHDNGFKMLGLTATPFRTDESEKGLLKLVFPDDIIFSEHLRTLVARGILAEPIFENLETKIEIKQKLTAQEIKAIENFDRLPQDIAKIIAEDSKRNNQIVAHYKKNRKRYKPLLVFAIDVIHAVALNKVFKDEGINSDFIVAAVKDLTTGTTIAAKDNKEKIQKFRNGELEVLINVEILTEGTDLPNVQTVFLTRPTTSTILMTQMIGRALRGQKAGGTEKAYVVSFIDEWENKINWVNPEKLHEQDGAVFPEKDILSNNRIARLISIEMIEEFARIMDDSIVTTGVEELEFLKRVPLGIYRFSILEPSEGYEPKPTNYDVLLYDDTEDAYDNFVHDLKILFQSIDLQDREILTEAELEYLLQTAKQIYFPNYQTLLGYRDEDVKNILRFYAQNENEQIPDFLAFSERRKCDVSIVARYIYDNSLGGKAKSDYIDSLWNDETSFWQVLFSDEKLYFRKQLDIETLKIEGLYPNAVVSIQNVIPDTVPIEKLTLYEIKERDIVEYRKIKNAVFAKHTDAKGFISCAISGVKSQMRRDFQIDHIKPMSQGGLTTIDNLQLLTRKAHVEKTRIENTRR encoded by the coding sequence AGAAAAAGGTTCTATGGATTGCTCATCGTCATGAATTACTTGACCAAGCACTTGAGACACTTCAACTTAGTGCTTATTCATCATTATTGAGCAATGTATCAGGATTTAGATACCGCATTATCTCAGGTCATCCTAAACACGATCGACCTGTAAACATTCAAAAGACTGATGACATAATCATTGCCAGTAAAGATAGTCTAAACAGTGGGCTTGATCACTTGTTGAAAAACTGGGTCGGTGACTTACACGAAGTTCTTTTGGTTGTAGATGAAGCGCATCATGCGACAGCTAAGACCTATCGTAAATTAATTAATGCTGTCAAAAATGGTTTAAAGAAGCGAGATCATGATAACGGCTTTAAAATGCTAGGGTTAACAGCTACTCCTTTCCGAACAGATGAGAGCGAGAAGGGTCTGCTAAAGTTAGTTTTTCCCGATGATATTATCTTTTCAGAACACCTGAGAACTTTAGTTGCTAGGGGAATCCTTGCTGAACCAATATTTGAAAACCTAGAAACGAAGATAGAAATAAAGCAAAAATTGACAGCCCAAGAAATCAAGGCAATTGAGAATTTTGACAGGCTACCACAAGATATAGCTAAAATAATTGCTGAAGATAGTAAACGTAACAATCAAATTGTTGCTCACTATAAAAAAAATCGAAAAAGATATAAACCTCTTTTAGTCTTTGCTATCGATGTTATACACGCAGTTGCATTGAACAAAGTCTTTAAGGATGAAGGAATTAATTCTGATTTCATTGTAGCAGCAGTCAAAGATTTAACTACAGGTACTACAATTGCTGCAAAAGACAATAAAGAAAAAATACAAAAATTTAGAAATGGAGAGCTTGAGGTATTGATCAATGTAGAAATTTTAACTGAAGGAACGGATTTACCTAATGTACAAACTGTTTTTCTCACACGCCCTACTACATCCACAATACTAATGACACAAATGATTGGTCGGGCTTTGCGAGGGCAAAAAGCAGGTGGTACAGAAAAAGCTTATGTGGTCAGCTTTATTGATGAATGGGAAAACAAAATTAACTGGGTTAACCCGGAAAAGCTTCATGAACAAGACGGTGCAGTATTTCCTGAAAAAGACATTTTATCAAATAATAGAATTGCTCGGCTCATATCTATTGAGATGATTGAAGAATTCGCTCGTATCATGGATGATTCAATTGTTACGACTGGTGTGGAAGAACTAGAGTTTTTAAAGAGAGTTCCTCTTGGAATTTATCGTTTTTCCATTCTTGAACCGTCTGAAGGATATGAGCCTAAACCTACCAACTATGATGTATTGTTATATGACGATACAGAAGATGCATACGACAACTTTGTACATGATTTGAAAATTCTATTTCAAAGTATTGATTTACAAGACAGAGAAATATTGACCGAAGCAGAACTTGAATATCTTTTGCAAACTGCAAAGCAAATTTATTTTCCTAACTATCAAACTTTACTTGGTTATAGAGATGAAGATGTAAAAAATATCTTGCGTTTCTATGCTCAGAATGAAAATGAACAAATACCAGATTTTCTAGCCTTCAGTGAGAGGAGGAAGTGTGATGTATCTATCGTAGCAAGATATATCTACGACAATTCATTAGGCGGTAAAGCAAAGTCTGACTACATCGACTCCCTCTGGAATGATGAAACGTCTTTTTGGCAAGTTTTATTTAGCGACGAAAAGCTATATTTCAGGAAACAGTTGGACATTGAAACTCTTAAGATTGAAGGGCTATACCCTAATGCTGTAGTATCAATACAAAATGTAATTCCTGACACTGTACCAATAGAGAAGTTAACTCTATATGAAATCAAAGAGCGAGATATTGTTGAATACAGAAAAATTAAAAATGCTGTATTCGCCAAGCATACAGATGCAAAAGGGTTTATATCTTGTGCAATCAGCGGAGTTAAAAGCCAGATGCGGAGAGATTTTCAAATCGACCACATTAAACCTATGTCTCAGGGTGGTTTAACTACCATCGATAATTTGCAATTGCTGACACGTAAAGCCCATGTAGAGAAAACCCGTATAGAGAATACAAGACGATAG
- a CDS encoding ATP-dependent Zn protease produces the protein MSQTSLNLVAISIFLMTLSVLLGPFLNLSPAVPAIATFTILSIATLDSFSLQGKGGTIFLDWIAGFSSEHRDRIVHHEAGHFLVAYLLGIPVTGYTLSAWEAWKQGQPGQGGVSFNDGELASQLEAGKISAQMLDRYCTLWMAGIAAETLVFKNAEGGTDDKSKLIGVLAILGFSESAYQQKLRFHALQAKTLLEENWSSYEALVNAMRQRTSVEDCHAELAVGSKALQNSGMN, from the coding sequence ATGAGCCAGACTAGCCTAAACTTAGTTGCAATATCTATCTTTCTCATGACCCTATCAGTACTGCTGGGGCCATTCTTAAATTTATCACCAGCAGTACCAGCGATCGCTACCTTCACCATTTTAAGCATAGCGACATTAGATAGTTTTAGCTTGCAAGGCAAGGGTGGTACTATCTTTTTAGATTGGATTGCTGGTTTTTCAAGTGAACACCGCGATCGCATTGTCCACCACGAAGCAGGACATTTTTTGGTTGCTTACCTATTGGGTATTCCCGTTACCGGCTACACACTCAGCGCTTGGGAAGCCTGGAAACAGGGGCAACCTGGACAAGGCGGTGTTAGCTTTAATGATGGCGAATTAGCATCTCAATTAGAGGCGGGTAAAATCAGTGCCCAAATGCTAGACCGCTACTGCACTCTTTGGATGGCGGGTATAGCTGCTGAAACCCTAGTTTTTAAGAATGCTGAAGGTGGAACTGATGATAAAAGCAAGCTGATAGGAGTCTTGGCAATTTTGGGCTTTTCTGAATCAGCTTATCAGCAAAAACTGCGGTTTCATGCCCTGCAAGCAAAAACCCTACTGGAAGAAAATTGGTCTAGCTATGAGGCTTTAGTTAATGCTATGCGACAACGCACTTCCGTAGAAGATTGCCATGCTGAGTTAGCAGTAGGGAGTAAGGCATTGCAGAACAGTGGCATGAATTGA